A single window of Pectobacterium parmentieri DNA harbors:
- a CDS encoding deaminated glutathione amidase, whose product MKVALGQFAVDREWQQNATTIADFMSAAQQNGADLLVLPEGVLARDITNPNMVLTAAQPLDGPFVSQLLEASKGSDMTTMLCVHIPNGEGKVWNTLLALRNGEIIAQYRKLHLYDAFSVQESENVLAGEAIPPLLTIAGLNVGLMTCYDIRFPELARRLVLDGADVLVLPSAWIKGPLKEAHWELLVRARALENTTYLVAVGECGVKNIGNSMVVDPLGVVVVQAPETPALVYADIQPERLAHARQVLPVLANRRFTKPMLEGER is encoded by the coding sequence ATGAAAGTCGCGCTGGGACAATTCGCCGTTGACCGCGAGTGGCAACAAAACGCCACGACAATCGCTGACTTTATGTCGGCAGCACAACAAAACGGTGCCGATCTGCTGGTGCTGCCTGAAGGTGTGCTCGCTCGCGATATTACCAACCCCAACATGGTGCTCACCGCCGCCCAACCGCTTGATGGCCCGTTTGTATCGCAGTTGCTGGAAGCCAGCAAAGGCAGCGACATGACAACCATGCTGTGCGTGCATATTCCTAATGGCGAAGGAAAAGTCTGGAATACGCTGCTGGCGCTGCGTAACGGTGAAATCATCGCCCAATACCGAAAGCTGCATCTGTATGATGCGTTCTCCGTACAGGAATCGGAAAACGTTCTGGCAGGCGAAGCCATTCCGCCATTATTGACCATCGCTGGGTTGAACGTCGGGCTGATGACTTGCTATGACATTCGCTTCCCTGAGCTTGCACGCCGTCTGGTGCTGGACGGCGCAGACGTACTCGTTCTCCCTTCCGCCTGGATTAAGGGACCGCTGAAAGAAGCGCACTGGGAGTTACTGGTGCGCGCACGAGCACTGGAAAACACCACCTACCTCGTCGCCGTTGGCGAATGTGGCGTCAAGAATATCGGCAACAGCATGGTCGTTGATCCTTTAGGCGTCGTCGTCGTTCAGGCACCGGAAACTCCGGCGCTCGTCTATGCCGACATTCAGCCAGAACGGCTGGCGCACGCCCGTCAGGTTCTTCCGGTACTCGCTAATCGACGTTTTACAAAACCTATGCTGGAAGGGGAACGCTGA
- the nifJ gene encoding pyruvate:ferredoxin (flavodoxin) oxidoreductase: MITTDGNNAVASVAWRSNEVIAIYPITPSSSMAEHAAAWSSDGGLNIWGDTPRVVEMQSEGGAIATVHGALQTGTLATTFTSSQGLLLMIPTLYKLAGELTPFVLHVAARTVATHALSIFCDHSDVMAVRQTGCAMLCASNVQEAQDFALISQVASLNSRLPFIHFFDGFRTSHEINKIEPLSDEVIRHLLPQQAIDAHRERALTPERPVIRGTASNPDTFFQAREATNRWYDAAYEHVEQAMNDFAAATGRQYQPFEYYGHPEATKVVILMGSGVGTCEEVVDTLLTHGEKVGVVKIRLYRPFSAKHLLGVIPQTAKSIAVLDRTKEPGALAEPLYLDVMTTLAEAFSAGERSLMPRVIGGRYGLSSKEFTPQCIQAIFNELALANPRPRFTVGIYDDVTNLSLPLSEQHFPSSASLEALFYGLGSDGTVSATKNAIKIVGETTPMFVQGYFVYDSKKAGSLTVSHMRVGPHPINSAYLIDQADFVACHQWQFIDKYSMVERLKPGGVFLINSPYSSDDLWHRLPQEVQAGLNQRNARVYSINAAKIARECHLGARINTVMQMAFFHLSQILPADVAVEKLRTAIAKSYGSKGQELVERNWQALSATLEALAEVPREAVNPDSPQRPPVVSDAAPDFVKTVTAAMLAGLGDTLPVSALPPDGTWPTGTTKWEKRNIAEEIPLWQPQLCTQCNHCVAACPHSAIRAKVVQPDAMENAPASLQSLDVKARDMRGQKYVLQVAPEDCTGCNLCVEVCPAKDRQNPEIKAINMESRLDNLTAEKENFDFFLQLPEIDKSTLERIDIRTSQLISPLFEYSGACSGCGETPYIKLLTQLYGDRLLVANATGCSSIYGGNLPTTPWTTDANGRGPAWANSLFEDNAEFGLGFRLSVDQHRLRAVRLLKKLAPQLPQDLVNALQEASIAPDLRRQQIEQLRGLLSAINDTDANVLASEADHFVDKSIWLIGGDGWAYDIGYGGLDHVMSLSENVNVLVLDTQCYSNTGGQQSKATPLGAVTKFGEKGKRKARKDLGINVMMYGHVYVAQISLGAQLNQTVKAIQEAEAWPGPSLIIAYSPCEEHGYDLAFSHDQMRQLTATGFWPLYRFDPRRAEEGKAALVTDSRPPSSSLSETLLKEQRFRRLNSMMPEETAQLYEEAELDLRRRFDFLTMMAGKAEKNPQE; encoded by the coding sequence ATGATCACCACCGACGGTAATAACGCAGTCGCCTCTGTAGCGTGGCGAAGCAATGAAGTCATCGCCATCTACCCCATCACGCCCAGTTCCAGCATGGCTGAACACGCCGCCGCCTGGTCGAGCGACGGCGGGCTGAATATATGGGGAGACACGCCACGCGTTGTTGAAATGCAATCAGAAGGCGGTGCGATCGCTACCGTCCACGGCGCATTGCAGACCGGTACACTCGCCACCACGTTTACCTCATCGCAGGGTTTGCTGCTGATGATCCCCACGTTGTATAAGCTGGCCGGCGAGCTAACCCCGTTCGTACTGCACGTCGCTGCCCGTACAGTTGCGACACATGCACTTTCGATCTTTTGCGATCATTCGGACGTCATGGCAGTACGCCAGACAGGCTGTGCCATGCTGTGCGCCAGCAATGTGCAGGAAGCACAGGACTTTGCGCTGATTTCGCAAGTCGCCAGTCTGAACAGTCGACTACCGTTTATCCATTTCTTCGACGGTTTCCGTACCTCACACGAAATTAATAAAATTGAGCCGCTGAGTGATGAGGTGATCCGCCACCTTCTGCCACAGCAGGCCATTGATGCACACCGTGAGCGAGCGCTCACACCGGAGCGTCCGGTGATTCGTGGTACGGCATCTAATCCAGATACCTTCTTCCAGGCGCGTGAAGCGACTAACCGCTGGTATGACGCAGCTTATGAGCACGTTGAGCAGGCGATGAACGATTTCGCCGCCGCCACAGGACGCCAGTACCAGCCGTTTGAATACTACGGTCACCCGGAAGCGACCAAAGTCGTCATACTGATGGGCTCCGGCGTCGGCACCTGCGAAGAAGTGGTTGATACGCTGTTGACGCACGGTGAGAAAGTTGGCGTGGTGAAAATTCGCCTGTACCGTCCATTCTCCGCCAAACATCTGCTGGGCGTCATTCCGCAAACGGCAAAGAGCATTGCAGTACTGGATCGAACTAAAGAGCCGGGTGCGCTGGCTGAGCCGCTGTATCTCGATGTGATGACCACGCTGGCAGAGGCGTTCTCCGCAGGTGAGCGTTCACTTATGCCACGTGTGATTGGCGGGCGTTACGGGCTATCTTCCAAAGAATTTACCCCGCAGTGCATACAGGCCATCTTTAATGAGTTAGCACTTGCTAACCCACGCCCTCGCTTCACGGTAGGGATTTATGACGATGTTACCAACCTGTCTCTGCCATTATCGGAACAGCACTTTCCAAGCAGTGCGTCGCTCGAAGCCCTGTTCTACGGCTTGGGTAGTGACGGCACCGTTTCTGCGACCAAGAACGCAATCAAAATCGTCGGTGAAACCACCCCGATGTTTGTACAGGGCTACTTTGTCTATGATTCGAAGAAAGCGGGTAGCCTGACCGTTTCCCACATGCGTGTTGGTCCGCATCCGATAAACTCAGCTTATCTGATCGACCAAGCTGATTTTGTTGCCTGCCATCAGTGGCAGTTTATCGACAAGTACAGCATGGTCGAACGGCTAAAGCCTGGCGGCGTTTTCCTGATTAACTCGCCGTATAGCAGCGACGATCTGTGGCACCGTTTGCCGCAGGAAGTGCAGGCTGGGCTCAACCAGCGTAATGCTCGTGTATACAGTATCAACGCCGCCAAAATTGCCCGCGAGTGCCATCTGGGGGCGCGCATTAATACCGTGATGCAGATGGCGTTCTTCCACCTGTCACAGATTCTGCCAGCGGATGTAGCGGTAGAAAAACTGCGCACTGCCATCGCCAAAAGCTACGGCAGTAAAGGTCAGGAGTTGGTTGAGCGTAACTGGCAAGCACTGAGCGCCACGCTGGAAGCACTGGCGGAAGTCCCGCGAGAGGCTGTCAACCCAGACAGCCCGCAACGCCCACCGGTGGTTTCCGATGCCGCGCCCGATTTCGTCAAGACCGTCACAGCGGCAATGCTGGCTGGGCTAGGCGATACGCTGCCCGTTTCTGCCCTGCCGCCCGATGGCACCTGGCCGACTGGCACCACCAAGTGGGAAAAACGCAATATCGCGGAAGAAATTCCGCTGTGGCAGCCACAACTCTGTACGCAGTGTAACCACTGTGTCGCCGCCTGCCCGCACTCAGCTATTCGTGCCAAAGTCGTCCAGCCCGATGCGATGGAGAATGCGCCAGCTTCTCTGCAATCACTGGATGTAAAAGCACGCGATATGCGCGGCCAGAAATACGTGTTGCAGGTCGCCCCAGAAGACTGCACTGGCTGTAACCTGTGTGTGGAAGTCTGTCCGGCCAAAGACCGCCAGAACCCAGAAATCAAAGCCATCAATATGGAATCCCGTCTGGATAATCTGACAGCAGAAAAAGAGAACTTCGATTTCTTCCTGCAATTACCAGAAATCGACAAATCCACGCTGGAACGTATCGATATCCGTACTTCTCAGCTAATTTCGCCGCTGTTCGAGTACTCAGGTGCCTGTTCAGGCTGTGGCGAAACGCCGTACATCAAGCTACTGACGCAACTCTATGGCGATCGTCTGCTGGTAGCGAATGCCACGGGTTGTTCGTCTATTTATGGTGGCAATCTGCCCACCACGCCGTGGACCACCGATGCCAATGGCCGCGGCCCAGCTTGGGCGAACTCGCTGTTCGAGGATAACGCCGAGTTCGGTCTGGGCTTCCGCCTGAGCGTCGACCAACACCGCCTGCGCGCCGTGCGTTTGCTCAAAAAATTAGCACCGCAACTGCCGCAAGATCTGGTGAATGCGTTACAGGAAGCATCTATCGCGCCCGATCTGCGACGTCAGCAGATTGAACAGTTGCGTGGATTGCTGTCAGCCATCAATGACACCGATGCCAACGTGCTGGCAAGCGAAGCCGACCACTTTGTCGATAAATCTATCTGGCTCATCGGTGGCGACGGCTGGGCGTATGACATCGGCTACGGCGGCTTGGATCACGTCATGAGCCTAAGCGAAAACGTCAACGTGCTGGTACTGGATACGCAGTGTTACTCCAACACCGGCGGCCAGCAGTCCAAAGCCACGCCGTTGGGGGCAGTGACCAAATTTGGTGAGAAAGGAAAACGCAAAGCGCGTAAGGATTTGGGCATCAACGTCATGATGTACGGTCACGTATACGTCGCGCAGATCTCGCTGGGTGCGCAGTTGAACCAAACGGTGAAAGCGATTCAGGAAGCGGAAGCCTGGCCAGGTCCGTCACTGATTATCGCGTACAGCCCGTGTGAAGAGCACGGCTACGATCTGGCATTCAGCCACGATCAGATGCGTCAGTTAACGGCAACCGGCTTCTGGCCGCTCTATCGCTTCGATCCACGTCGCGCCGAAGAAGGTAAAGCGGCGCTGGTGACGGATTCTCGTCCACCATCAAGCAGCCTGAGCGAAACGCTGCTGAAAGAGCAACGCTTTCGCCGCTTGAATAGCATGATGCCGGAAGAAACCGCGCAACTCTATGAAGAGGCGGAGCTGGATCTGCGCCGCCGTTTTGACTTCCTGACTATGATGGCAGGCAAGGCAGAGAAAAACCCGCAGGAATAA
- a CDS encoding glycoside hydrolase 43 family protein, which produces MSTAHSPWNPDLGNGRYKNPILCADYSDPDIVRVGDDFYMVSSSFNHMPALPILHSQDLVNWTLINHVFSRFDLPGYEQFQPGKGVWAPSIRYHAGKFWVFFSTPDEGIFMSQADDPKGEWSAPHCLRQAKGWIDPCPFWDDDGTAWLIHAFAFSRSGKKHLLQLCRMAEDGRALLDEGKIVVDGRATQPTIEGPKLYKRNGWYYIFAPAGGVPTGWQTVLRARSLNGPWQSRIVLHQGTTSVNGPHQGGWVELDNGESWFVHFQDRHAYGRVVHLQPMRWQDDWPLIGEQHNAQGLGQPVLEAAKPRVNASVSMQQPLTSDDFSSAVLGRQWQWQANPDERWLAHTQPGLKLFCQPMPTRAGEASWYDVPNLLMQKFPAEEFEATMNLTPVLEQVGDRCGLIIYGERFAFLGVEKSAEGLELVTGFGWMSDAQQLEQHQKTLAVLPGQQSITLRVTVRQNAICQFAWLGNNGEYCTFDDSFAAGPGKWVGAKVGLYALTTARGNSGSHAWVNNVNVTAIEQ; this is translated from the coding sequence ATGAGTACAGCACATTCTCCCTGGAACCCAGATTTGGGTAACGGACGCTATAAGAATCCGATTTTATGCGCCGATTATTCCGATCCTGACATCGTGCGCGTTGGCGACGATTTTTACATGGTGTCGTCCAGCTTTAACCACATGCCTGCGTTACCGATCCTGCATTCTCAGGATCTGGTGAACTGGACGTTAATCAATCACGTATTCAGCCGGTTCGATCTGCCCGGATATGAACAATTTCAGCCAGGAAAAGGCGTATGGGCACCCAGCATTCGCTATCATGCCGGAAAATTCTGGGTGTTTTTCAGTACGCCCGATGAAGGGATCTTTATGTCGCAGGCTGACGATCCCAAAGGCGAATGGAGCGCACCGCATTGTCTCAGGCAGGCTAAAGGCTGGATCGACCCATGCCCGTTCTGGGATGACGACGGCACCGCCTGGCTAATCCACGCTTTTGCCTTTAGCCGCAGCGGTAAGAAACACCTGCTGCAACTGTGCCGAATGGCAGAAGATGGTCGAGCTCTACTCGATGAAGGAAAGATCGTCGTTGATGGTCGGGCAACACAGCCCACCATCGAAGGGCCGAAGCTGTATAAGCGCAACGGCTGGTATTACATTTTCGCACCAGCGGGGGGCGTTCCCACCGGATGGCAAACGGTACTGCGTGCACGCTCACTGAATGGGCCGTGGCAAAGCAGGATCGTACTGCACCAGGGCACCACATCGGTTAATGGCCCGCATCAGGGCGGCTGGGTCGAATTAGATAACGGTGAAAGCTGGTTTGTACATTTTCAGGATCGCCATGCCTATGGACGAGTCGTCCACCTACAGCCGATGCGCTGGCAGGACGACTGGCCGCTGATCGGTGAACAGCATAATGCGCAAGGGTTAGGGCAACCGGTGTTGGAAGCCGCCAAACCTCGCGTAAACGCCTCCGTAAGCATGCAACAGCCATTAACCTCCGACGATTTTTCTTCGGCGGTACTAGGGCGGCAATGGCAATGGCAAGCAAACCCCGATGAACGCTGGTTAGCGCATACCCAACCGGGACTTAAGCTATTCTGCCAGCCCATGCCTACCCGCGCGGGTGAAGCTTCATGGTATGACGTACCGAATTTGCTGATGCAAAAATTTCCGGCTGAGGAATTCGAGGCCACGATGAATCTAACACCTGTTCTGGAACAGGTGGGCGATCGCTGCGGCCTGATTATTTATGGTGAGCGTTTCGCTTTCCTCGGCGTAGAGAAAAGCGCAGAAGGTCTGGAATTGGTAACCGGATTCGGCTGGATGAGTGATGCTCAGCAGTTGGAACAACACCAGAAGACTTTAGCGGTGTTACCTGGACAGCAGAGCATCACTCTGCGGGTCACCGTGCGGCAAAACGCCATTTGTCAGTTCGCCTGGCTGGGCAATAACGGGGAATATTGTACGTTTGACGATAGCTTCGCTGCCGGCCCTGGCAAGTGGGTAGGTGCTAAAGTGGGGCTGTACGCACTGACGACGGCACGAGGAAATAGTGGGAGTCACGCTTGGGTCAACAATGTGAACGTCACCGCTATCGAGCAATAA
- a CDS encoding glycoside-pentoside-hexuronide (GPH):cation symporter: protein MTNNNKLSVAEKIGFGMGDAACGIVYSSVTMFLTYFYTDIYGISAAAVGVMFLVTRVLDAIVDPLIGLVADRTKTRWGHFRPWLVWFAVPYAVIAVLAYTTPELNGTGKLVYAYITYTLLMLFYTFINIPYCSLGGVITSDEKDRISAQSYRFTISSMAGLLVSVGTLWLVDWIGGTNKQLGYQGTMMIMGSLAVVMLFFCFFTTNERINPAVDKNQNVWDDVRNLLSNDQWRIVAIITFFSSMAGVMRGAATLYYATYLMVGPEQGSAAGTAMKSAFITTSVVGTIIGAMMAGYFGKRFSSISLFKNINLLLVFVGIILFMVPPQWLAVVFPLYFLIGFFHQMYQPFKWNMMANAADYGEWKTGRRITGLSFSGNLFALKLGMAIAGAIVGFSLGWFGYVAGSPTQTPLATAGIIGLLSIGPSLSYLVLYWLVRFYKLDDKTMETIQADLAKRHNTADRAAESELPVDQGLTPKGAA, encoded by the coding sequence ATGACCAACAATAATAAGCTGAGCGTTGCGGAGAAAATCGGCTTTGGCATGGGCGATGCCGCCTGTGGCATCGTTTATTCTTCCGTAACCATGTTTCTTACCTACTTTTATACCGATATTTATGGCATCTCCGCCGCCGCAGTGGGGGTGATGTTTCTAGTAACTCGCGTGCTGGATGCCATCGTTGACCCGCTGATTGGCCTAGTTGCAGACCGCACCAAGACACGCTGGGGGCACTTTCGCCCGTGGCTGGTCTGGTTTGCCGTCCCCTACGCCGTGATTGCCGTGTTGGCCTACACCACACCGGAACTGAATGGCACCGGTAAACTGGTTTATGCCTACATCACTTACACGTTGCTGATGCTGTTCTACACCTTTATCAACATTCCTTACTGCTCACTCGGCGGTGTCATCACCAGCGATGAAAAAGACAGAATTTCCGCGCAGTCGTATCGCTTTACCATTTCTTCAATGGCAGGGCTATTGGTATCGGTCGGCACGCTGTGGCTAGTCGACTGGATTGGCGGCACCAACAAACAATTAGGCTATCAGGGCACCATGATGATTATGGGTAGTCTGGCTGTTGTGATGCTGTTTTTTTGCTTCTTCACCACAAACGAACGCATCAACCCTGCCGTAGATAAAAATCAGAACGTCTGGGACGATGTCAGAAATCTGCTGAGCAACGATCAGTGGCGCATCGTGGCTATTATTACCTTCTTTTCCAGCATGGCAGGCGTCATGCGCGGCGCGGCGACGCTGTATTATGCAACCTACCTGATGGTAGGGCCGGAACAAGGCAGCGCAGCCGGAACGGCGATGAAATCCGCGTTTATCACCACCAGCGTCGTCGGCACCATTATTGGTGCGATGATGGCGGGTTATTTTGGTAAACGCTTCAGCAGCATAAGTCTGTTCAAAAATATCAACCTGTTGCTGGTGTTTGTCGGCATCATCTTATTCATGGTGCCGCCACAGTGGCTGGCTGTCGTCTTCCCGCTCTACTTTTTGATCGGCTTTTTCCACCAGATGTACCAACCGTTCAAATGGAACATGATGGCCAACGCCGCCGATTACGGCGAGTGGAAAACGGGCCGCCGCATTACTGGTCTCTCTTTCTCTGGCAATCTGTTCGCCCTGAAACTGGGTATGGCAATTGCGGGAGCCATCGTCGGTTTTTCACTCGGCTGGTTCGGCTATGTGGCGGGTTCCCCCACACAAACGCCACTCGCCACAGCGGGTATTATCGGCTTACTGAGCATCGGTCCATCACTTTCCTATCTGGTACTTTATTGGCTGGTACGTTTTTACAAGCTGGACGATAAAACGATGGAAACTATTCAGGCCGATCTGGCGAAACGCCACAACACAGCCGACCGCGCGGCGGAAAGCGAACTTCCTGTCGATCAGGGCCTGACGCCAAAAGGCGCAGCCTGA
- the cybB gene encoding cytochrome b561, translating into MKGKFAPSQIALHWLVFMLLVVTYATIELRGFAERGSLLRTVMIVTHFSCGVAILVLMLARLLLRHRHTSPAITPPPSRLQSALGSLTHAIIYLLFITLPILGVASRYYNGRDWMLFGIGMPTSSTPNFELAETLIGWHETLAPLGYWLIALHTAAALFHHYVMKDNTLLRMMPAKRD; encoded by the coding sequence ATGAAAGGAAAGTTCGCACCATCGCAGATTGCACTGCACTGGTTGGTTTTTATGTTGCTCGTTGTAACCTACGCGACAATAGAATTACGTGGATTTGCTGAACGAGGTTCGTTGCTACGCACTGTGATGATTGTTACGCATTTTAGCTGTGGCGTAGCCATATTGGTTCTGATGCTGGCCCGTCTGCTGTTACGCCATCGCCATACCTCACCCGCCATTACGCCACCGCCGTCCCGTTTGCAAAGTGCGCTGGGCTCACTCACTCACGCCATCATTTATCTACTGTTTATCACGCTACCGATTTTGGGCGTTGCTTCACGCTACTATAATGGTCGGGACTGGATGCTTTTTGGTATCGGTATGCCAACGTCAAGCACGCCGAATTTTGAACTGGCTGAAACGCTGATTGGCTGGCATGAAACGCTGGCACCGCTAGGGTACTGGCTCATTGCGCTGCATACCGCTGCTGCTCTGTTCCACCACTATGTCATGAAAGACAACACGCTGCTGCGCATGATGCCCGCCAAGCGTGATTAA
- a CDS encoding L,D-transpeptidase family protein has product MSIRAIFTLVLAAAAFSQAAFAVVYPLPAANSRLIGENLEITVPEDSTLPLEHFAAQFQMGLSNIMEANPDADVYLPVPGSKMVIPHQLILPDAPREGIVINSAEMRLYYYPKGSKTVVVLPIGIGELGKDTPINWTTSVQRKKAGPTWTPTAKMHAEYAARGETLKAVFPAGPDNPMGLYALYIGNLYAIHGTNANFGIGLRVSHGCVRLRADDIKYLFNNVPVGTRVQFINEPVKATVEPDGSRYVEVHNPLSRTVEEFHSDSPAPISMTPKVSKVLADASVNTSEVDQAIQRRSGMPTKINGLIEEVTPAIPVESVAAPVTPEAQPQHSLNAEQNAAPAESQTTAEANANRS; this is encoded by the coding sequence ATGAGTATTCGCGCGATCTTTACTTTAGTTCTTGCAGCCGCCGCATTCAGCCAGGCCGCTTTTGCCGTTGTTTATCCTCTGCCTGCGGCTAACAGCCGACTAATAGGCGAGAATCTGGAAATCACCGTACCGGAAGATAGCACGCTGCCGTTGGAGCATTTTGCAGCACAGTTTCAAATGGGGCTGAGCAACATCATGGAAGCCAACCCGGATGCGGACGTCTACTTGCCCGTTCCCGGCAGCAAAATGGTGATCCCTCATCAGTTAATTCTGCCAGACGCACCGCGTGAAGGCATTGTTATTAACAGCGCAGAAATGCGTCTGTACTATTATCCAAAAGGCTCCAAGACCGTGGTGGTGCTACCGATCGGTATTGGTGAGTTGGGTAAAGATACACCGATTAACTGGACAACCTCCGTTCAGCGCAAGAAAGCGGGCCCAACCTGGACACCAACCGCGAAGATGCATGCAGAATATGCGGCACGCGGTGAAACGCTGAAAGCCGTGTTCCCAGCAGGTCCGGATAACCCGATGGGGCTGTACGCACTGTACATCGGTAACCTGTACGCAATCCACGGCACCAACGCCAATTTTGGTATTGGCCTGCGTGTCAGCCACGGCTGTGTTCGTCTGCGTGCTGATGATATTAAATATCTGTTCAACAACGTTCCGGTCGGTACACGCGTTCAGTTCATCAATGAACCAGTGAAAGCCACCGTTGAGCCAGATGGTTCACGCTATGTCGAAGTTCACAATCCGCTGTCTCGCACGGTAGAAGAATTCCATTCTGATTCTCCGGCACCGATCAGCATGACGCCAAAAGTGAGCAAGGTTCTGGCCGATGCCAGCGTGAACACAAGCGAAGTGGATCAGGCAATCCAGAGACGCTCTGGCATGCCGACCAAAATCAATGGCTTGATCGAAGAAGTCACGCCAGCGATCCCGGTTGAATCGGTTGCTGCGCCAGTCACTCCAGAAGCACAGCCGCAACACAGTCTCAACGCGGAACAAAACGCTGCCCCTGCTGAGTCACAAACGACGGCTGAGGCCAACGCCAACCGTTCGTAA
- a CDS encoding O-acetylhomoserine aminocarboxypropyltransferase/cysteine synthase family protein: MKLESLALHHGYESEATTKSAAVPIYQTTSYTFDDTQHGADLFDLKVAGNIYSRIMNPTNAVLEQRLAAIEGGVGALVLSSGMAAISYSLQALTQVGDNIVSTSQLYGGTYNLFAHTLPRQGVEVRMASFDDFTTLESLIDERTRAVFCESIGNPAGNIVDIAKIAEIAHRHGVPVIVDNTVATPVLCRPFEHGADIVVHSLTKYIGGHGTTIGGAIIDSGKFDWVANKARFPLLNEPDPSYHGVVYTEAFGPAAYIGRCRVVPLRNTGAALSPHSTFLLLQGLETLSLRIERHCSNAETLASYLNQHPLVTWVNYGALPDSPYKANCDKITSGKASGIISFGIKGGKASGGHFIDALQMILRLVNIGDAKSLACHPASTTHRQLNAEELAKAGVSEDLVRISVGIEHIDDIIADVAQALEASQKD, from the coding sequence ATGAAACTGGAATCCCTCGCGCTACATCATGGTTATGAATCTGAAGCGACAACGAAGTCTGCCGCTGTGCCGATTTATCAGACAACCTCTTACACCTTTGACGACACGCAACACGGTGCCGATCTATTTGATCTGAAGGTGGCAGGCAATATCTATAGCCGTATCATGAACCCGACAAATGCGGTGCTGGAACAGCGACTGGCGGCCATTGAAGGCGGGGTCGGCGCGCTGGTGCTGTCGTCCGGCATGGCGGCAATTAGCTATTCGCTTCAGGCACTCACGCAGGTTGGGGACAATATCGTCAGCACCAGCCAGTTGTATGGCGGCACCTATAACCTGTTTGCTCACACATTGCCGCGTCAGGGGGTTGAGGTACGGATGGCCTCTTTCGATGATTTTACGACGCTGGAATCGCTGATTGACGAGCGCACTCGCGCGGTTTTCTGTGAATCGATTGGGAATCCGGCGGGAAATATCGTGGATATTGCCAAAATCGCGGAGATTGCGCACCGCCACGGTGTCCCGGTTATTGTTGATAACACCGTGGCGACACCCGTGTTGTGCCGGCCTTTTGAGCACGGTGCAGATATCGTCGTCCACTCGCTGACTAAGTATATTGGCGGTCATGGCACCACGATCGGCGGTGCGATTATCGATTCTGGCAAGTTTGACTGGGTTGCGAATAAAGCGCGTTTCCCGTTGCTGAACGAGCCCGATCCTTCTTACCACGGTGTGGTGTATACCGAAGCCTTCGGTCCGGCGGCCTATATTGGGCGCTGCCGCGTGGTGCCGCTGCGCAATACTGGCGCGGCACTTTCCCCTCATAGCACGTTCTTGTTGTTGCAGGGGCTGGAAACCCTCAGCCTGCGTATCGAACGCCATTGCAGCAATGCGGAGACGCTGGCTAGTTACCTGAATCAGCATCCGCTGGTGACGTGGGTGAATTATGGTGCGTTGCCGGATAGCCCATACAAAGCGAACTGCGACAAAATTACCTCAGGTAAAGCATCTGGGATTATCAGCTTTGGCATCAAAGGCGGTAAAGCATCGGGTGGTCATTTTATTGATGCACTGCAGATGATTTTACGACTGGTCAATATTGGTGATGCCAAATCGCTTGCGTGCCATCCAGCAAGTACCACGCATCGGCAATTGAATGCGGAAGAGTTGGCGAAGGCGGGAGTGAGTGAAGATCTGGTTAGAATTTCAGTGGGTATTGAGCACATTGACGACATCATCGCAGATGTGGCGCAAGCGCTGGAAGCTTCACAGAAAGATTAA